A genome region from Natronobeatus ordinarius includes the following:
- a CDS encoding DUF5804 family protein produces the protein MTRVCLVGSPDVNVRYELLSRETSREALATYQLERPFENTLALRTVSVGAAVSLLNDLQWYLVRFVDEALVLEPSVSETEWLSRELAEALRNGDLEPGETGEYLKVYGVEYPDAESGTAETPATDGGDGVADEDAPTDGTDAPADEDATASGGVDERGRTRTAAAGRLVEPLYVRRTDGEVPTYDLRDVDETLVVRLTEAEFTP, from the coding sequence GTGACGCGCGTCTGTCTCGTCGGGTCCCCGGATGTGAACGTGCGGTACGAACTGCTCTCTCGAGAGACGTCTCGGGAGGCGCTCGCGACCTACCAGCTGGAGCGGCCGTTCGAGAACACGCTGGCGCTGCGGACGGTCAGCGTCGGCGCCGCCGTCTCCCTGCTCAACGATCTCCAGTGGTACCTCGTCCGGTTCGTCGACGAGGCGCTCGTCTTAGAGCCGAGCGTCAGCGAGACGGAGTGGCTCTCGCGAGAGCTGGCCGAGGCGCTTCGCAACGGCGACCTCGAGCCCGGGGAGACCGGGGAGTACCTGAAGGTCTACGGCGTCGAGTACCCCGATGCGGAATCTGGAACCGCCGAGACACCGGCGACAGACGGCGGTGACGGAGTGGCGGACGAAGACGCTCCGACGGATGGGACCGACGCACCGGCGGACGAAGACGCCACGGCGAGCGGAGGTGTCGACGAGAGGGGACGAACGCGGACCGCCGCGGCCGGTCGGCTCGTCGAGCCGCTTTACGTCCGGCGGACCGACGGCGAGGTGCCGACGTACGACCTCCGGGACGTCGACGAGACGCTCGTCGTCCGACTCACGGAAGCGGAGTTTACCCCATGA
- a CDS encoding PrkA family serine protein kinase, which produces MTGDIETLEKLSNDYQESMPADLRETRTFDWYLEELYADPKVARNAHQRVADMFDYYGTTYDETEGVVEYRLASEDPLGDGENTFYGKVIHQSIHEFVNKVKSGARRLGPERRIKLLLGPVGSGKSHFDRQVRRYFEDYTLREEGRMYTFRWTNLCDVIKDQDPADDTVRSPMNQDPLVLLPLEQRQSVIDDLNERLDAPYTIRNEQSLDPESEFYMDRLLAYYDDDLKQVLENHVEIVRLVADENKRQCLETFEPKDKKNQDETELTGDVNYSKIAIYGESDPRAFDYSGAFCNANRGVFSGEELLKLQREFLYDFLHATQEMTIKPKNNPRIDIDQVIVGRTNMPEYKDKKGDEKMEAFNDRTKRIDFPYVLSYEQEAHIYEKMLNNADVPDINVEPHTLEMAGLFGVLTRIEEPDTETIDLLSKAKAYNGEIDEGDDLDVKKLREEAAVKAEIGEGMVGVSPRFIGDEIAEAIMDSKHRSRGFLSPLTVFNFFEENLEHHGSIPEDNFEKYYRYLETVREEYRERAIEDVRHALAYDLDEIQRQGEKYMDHVMAYIDDDTIEDELTGREQEPDETFLRSVEEKLDVPEDRKDDFRQEVSNWVSRRAREGDTFNPQDNDRLRRALERKLWEDKKHNINFSALVSASDVDDDERSSWIDALIEQGYSEDGAKEVLEFAGAEVAKAEIQT; this is translated from the coding sequence ATGACCGGTGACATCGAGACGCTCGAGAAGCTGAGCAACGATTACCAGGAGTCGATGCCCGCAGATCTGCGGGAGACCAGAACCTTCGACTGGTACCTAGAGGAGCTGTACGCGGACCCGAAAGTCGCGCGAAACGCCCACCAGCGCGTTGCGGATATGTTCGACTACTACGGGACGACGTACGACGAGACAGAAGGCGTGGTCGAGTACCGACTCGCCTCCGAGGACCCGCTAGGCGACGGCGAGAACACCTTCTACGGCAAGGTGATCCACCAGTCGATCCACGAGTTCGTCAACAAGGTGAAATCCGGGGCTCGGCGGCTCGGTCCCGAACGGCGCATCAAACTCCTGCTCGGCCCGGTCGGCTCCGGGAAGTCCCACTTCGACCGGCAGGTGCGCCGGTACTTCGAGGACTACACCCTGCGCGAGGAGGGGCGGATGTACACCTTCCGCTGGACGAACCTCTGTGACGTGATCAAGGACCAGGATCCCGCAGACGACACCGTCCGCTCCCCGATGAATCAGGACCCGCTCGTGCTCCTCCCGCTCGAGCAGCGCCAGTCGGTGATCGACGACCTGAACGAGCGCCTCGACGCGCCGTACACGATCCGCAACGAGCAGAGCCTCGACCCCGAGAGCGAGTTCTACATGGATCGGCTGCTGGCCTACTACGACGACGACCTCAAACAGGTACTCGAGAACCACGTCGAGATCGTTCGCCTCGTGGCCGACGAGAACAAACGCCAGTGTCTGGAGACGTTCGAGCCCAAGGACAAGAAGAACCAGGACGAGACCGAGCTCACGGGCGACGTCAACTACTCGAAGATCGCCATCTACGGCGAGTCAGACCCCCGCGCGTTCGACTACTCGGGGGCGTTCTGTAACGCGAACCGTGGGGTGTTCTCCGGCGAGGAGCTGCTGAAACTCCAGCGGGAGTTCCTCTACGACTTCCTGCACGCCACCCAGGAGATGACGATCAAGCCGAAGAACAACCCGCGAATCGACATCGACCAGGTGATCGTCGGGCGGACGAACATGCCCGAATACAAGGACAAGAAGGGCGACGAGAAGATGGAGGCGTTCAACGACCGGACGAAACGGATCGACTTCCCGTACGTCCTCTCCTACGAACAGGAGGCCCACATCTACGAGAAGATGTTGAACAACGCCGACGTCCCCGACATCAACGTCGAGCCACACACCTTGGAGATGGCGGGGCTGTTCGGCGTGCTCACGCGGATCGAAGAACCCGACACCGAGACGATCGACCTGCTCTCGAAAGCGAAGGCGTACAACGGCGAGATCGACGAAGGTGACGACTTAGACGTGAAGAAGCTGCGCGAGGAAGCCGCCGTCAAAGCCGAGATCGGTGAGGGGATGGTCGGCGTCTCGCCGCGCTTCATCGGCGACGAGATCGCCGAGGCGATCATGGACTCGAAACACCGCAGCCGGGGCTTCCTCTCGCCGCTGACGGTGTTCAACTTCTTCGAGGAGAACTTAGAACACCACGGCTCGATCCCCGAGGACAACTTCGAGAAGTACTACCGCTACCTCGAGACCGTCCGCGAGGAGTACCGAGAGCGCGCCATCGAGGACGTCCGCCACGCGCTGGCGTACGATCTCGACGAGATCCAGCGCCAGGGCGAGAAGTACATGGACCACGTGATGGCCTACATCGACGACGACACCATCGAGGACGAACTCACGGGTCGCGAGCAAGAACCCGACGAGACGTTCCTGCGCAGCGTCGAGGAGAAACTCGACGTGCCCGAAGACCGCAAAGACGACTTCCGCCAGGAGGTCAGCAACTGGGTCTCCCGGCGCGCTCGCGAGGGCGACACGTTCAACCCCCAGGACAACGACCGCCTGCGCCGCGCGCTCGAGCGCAAGCTCTGGGAGGACAAGAAACACAACATCAACTTCTCCGCGCTGGTCAGCGCGAGCGACGTCGACGACGACGAACGCTCCTCGTGGATCGACGCCTTGATCGAACAGGGCTACTCCGAAGACGGCGCCAAGGAGGTCCTCGAGTTCGCCGGCGCGGAGGTCGCGAAAGCAGAGATCCAGACCTAG
- a CDS encoding YeaH/YhbH family protein, translated as MGLRDDLDRFREVGEKRREDLADFIQYGDLGGSRPDEIQIPVKIVSLPEFEYDRRDQGGVGQGDGGTPDVGQPVGQPQPQPGDDDGDGDEPGEEGGDHEYYEMDPEEFAQELDEELGLDLEPKGKRVIEEKEGPYTDLTRSGPDSTLDFERMFKEGLKRKLAMDFDEDFLRELCKIEGITPREVFEWARGENLPVSMAWIEEAHREVADDRGTWASIEEVEANVDRESVQQKIRREGIRHVPFRREDERYRYPEIVEEKEKNVVVVNIRDVSGSMREKKRELVERTFTPLDWYLTGKYDNAEFVYIAHDAEAWQVEREDFFGIRSGGGTKISSAYELAREVLEEYPWSDWNRYVFAAGDSENSSNDTGERVIPLMEEIPANLHAYVETQPSGNAINATHAEELERHFGDAEDVAVAYVNSEEDVTDAIYEILSTEGESES; from the coding sequence ATGGGACTGAGAGACGACCTCGACCGATTCCGCGAAGTGGGTGAGAAGCGCCGCGAAGATCTGGCCGACTTCATCCAGTACGGCGACCTCGGGGGAAGTCGGCCGGACGAGATCCAGATCCCCGTCAAGATCGTCTCGTTGCCGGAGTTCGAGTACGACCGGCGCGACCAGGGTGGCGTCGGGCAGGGCGACGGCGGCACGCCCGACGTGGGCCAGCCCGTCGGCCAGCCACAGCCCCAGCCGGGTGACGACGACGGCGACGGCGACGAACCCGGCGAGGAGGGCGGCGACCACGAGTACTACGAGATGGATCCCGAGGAGTTCGCCCAGGAACTGGACGAGGAACTCGGGCTCGACTTAGAGCCAAAGGGCAAGCGTGTGATCGAGGAGAAGGAAGGCCCCTACACGGACCTGACGCGTTCGGGCCCCGACAGCACGCTCGACTTCGAGCGGATGTTCAAGGAGGGGCTCAAGCGTAAGCTCGCGATGGACTTCGACGAGGACTTTTTGCGAGAGCTGTGCAAGATCGAAGGGATCACCCCGCGCGAGGTCTTCGAGTGGGCTCGCGGCGAGAACCTGCCGGTCTCGATGGCGTGGATCGAGGAGGCCCACCGCGAGGTCGCAGACGACCGCGGGACGTGGGCCTCGATCGAGGAGGTCGAAGCGAACGTCGACCGCGAGAGCGTCCAGCAGAAGATCCGCCGGGAGGGGATCAGACACGTCCCCTTCCGCCGGGAGGACGAGCGCTACCGCTACCCGGAGATCGTCGAGGAGAAAGAGAAGAACGTGGTCGTGGTCAACATTCGTGACGTCTCCGGCTCGATGCGCGAGAAGAAACGCGAACTCGTCGAGCGCACGTTCACCCCGCTCGACTGGTATCTCACGGGCAAGTACGACAACGCCGAGTTCGTCTACATCGCCCACGACGCCGAGGCCTGGCAGGTCGAGCGCGAGGACTTCTTCGGCATCCGCTCCGGTGGCGGAACGAAGATCTCGAGTGCGTACGAACTCGCGAGGGAGGTACTCGAGGAGTACCCCTGGAGCGACTGGAACCGCTACGTCTTCGCCGCGGGGGACAGCGAGAACTCGAGCAACGACACCGGAGAGCGCGTCATCCCGCTGATGGAGGAGATCCCGGCGAACCTCCACGCCTACGTCGAGACCCAGCCGAGCGGGAACGCGATCAACGCCACCCACGCCGAGGAACTCGAGCGTCACTTCGGCGACGCCGAGGACGTGGCGGTGGCGTACGTCAACAGCGAGGAAGACGTGACCGACGCGATCTACGAAATCCTTAGCACAGAGGGTGAATCCGAATCATGA
- a CDS encoding flavin reductase family protein — protein sequence MGVDVATHEGSLYRILSSAVVPRPIAWVSTTTGEGVDNLAPYSFFTVASVDPPIVLFAPVDAPDGLKDTPRNVRETGEFVVNLVTMELAEAMNETSATLPADESEFDHAGLERAPSVVVSPPRVADAQVALECTLHDLLDVGGSTLVLGEVRYVHLDGSVTTDGKLDVRDVDAVGRLAGSFYATTRDRFAMERPP from the coding sequence ATGGGCGTCGACGTCGCTACACACGAGGGGTCGCTCTACCGGATCCTCTCGAGTGCGGTCGTTCCGCGGCCGATCGCGTGGGTGAGCACGACCACCGGAGAGGGGGTGGACAACCTCGCGCCGTACAGTTTTTTCACGGTCGCTTCGGTCGACCCGCCGATCGTCCTCTTCGCGCCGGTCGACGCCCCCGACGGCCTCAAGGACACGCCGCGAAACGTGCGCGAGACCGGCGAGTTCGTCGTCAACCTCGTCACGATGGAGCTCGCCGAAGCGATGAACGAGACGAGCGCCACGCTCCCCGCTGACGAAAGCGAGTTCGACCACGCCGGACTCGAGCGCGCCCCTTCCGTCGTCGTGTCGCCACCGCGCGTGGCCGACGCACAGGTGGCACTCGAGTGCACTCTCCACGACCTGCTCGACGTCGGCGGCTCGACGCTCGTGCTCGGCGAGGTCCGATACGTCCACCTCGACGGGTCGGTGACGACTGACGGGAAACTCGACGTGCGCGACGTCGACGCCGTCGGCCGTCTCGCCGGGAGCTTCTACGCGACGACGCGCGACCGGTTCGCGATGGAACGGCCACCCTGA
- a CDS encoding alpha/beta fold hydrolase has product MTGGTGVTTVDGCRIAYRRAGTEGPPVVLLHGGGVDDATLSWRHTLEELAEGYQVYAPSWPGYGESMGPLEHTTDSYVSLLEGFLESVGLEQCALAGISMGGAAALGFALEYPQRVERLTLVGSYGLGERIPVGSFWKTVAHVPGMNALGWNALALSSEATRVGLSGVVADPVRLSPEFVEDVRSRARRSDAGRAFEAFQRNELAPDGTVVTNYADDLESLTVPTLLVHGAEDPLFPARWSRRAADRLPDAELAVLEDCGHWPTRERPEVFNAILREFLE; this is encoded by the coding sequence ATGACCGGCGGCACCGGCGTGACGACGGTCGACGGCTGTCGGATCGCCTACCGGCGGGCAGGAACCGAGGGACCGCCCGTCGTCTTGCTCCACGGCGGCGGCGTGGACGACGCGACGCTCTCCTGGCGACACACCCTCGAGGAACTCGCCGAGGGGTACCAGGTGTACGCACCGAGCTGGCCCGGCTACGGCGAGAGTATGGGCCCGCTCGAGCACACGACTGACAGCTACGTTTCCCTCCTCGAGGGCTTTCTCGAGTCGGTCGGCCTCGAGCAGTGTGCCCTCGCGGGTATCTCGATGGGTGGGGCGGCGGCGCTCGGGTTCGCACTCGAATACCCACAGCGGGTCGAACGGCTGACGCTCGTCGGGAGTTACGGCCTCGGAGAACGGATTCCCGTCGGCTCGTTCTGGAAGACGGTCGCCCACGTGCCCGGGATGAACGCCCTCGGCTGGAACGCGCTGGCGCTCTCGAGTGAGGCCACGCGGGTCGGGCTAAGCGGCGTCGTCGCCGATCCGGTCCGCCTCTCGCCTGAATTCGTCGAGGACGTCCGCAGCCGAGCGAGGCGTTCCGACGCTGGCCGCGCCTTCGAGGCGTTCCAGCGAAACGAACTCGCGCCCGACGGCACCGTCGTGACGAACTACGCCGACGACCTCGAGTCGCTGACAGTCCCCACGCTCCTCGTCCACGGCGCCGAGGATCCGCTCTTTCCCGCCCGGTGGTCGAGACGGGCGGCGGATCGGCTGCCGGACGCCGAACTGGCCGTGCTCGAGGACTGCGGTCACTGGCCGACGCGCGAACGGCCCGAGGTGTTCAACGCGATTCTGCGCGAGTTTCTCGAGTAG
- a CDS encoding PrkA family serine protein kinase: protein MTGEEYVRAADRALEETYEEPMSLAAYVDRVFENPGLASHAAKYLLEAIEAAGTRTVVEEGEEKQRYRFFDDPGNGGEHAILGNTEVLNDFVDDLRSIAAGRGKAEKIIWFEGPTATGKSELKRCLVNGLREYSKTPEGRRYTVEWNVATTEADARGLSYGGDPTAVDDENWYQSPVQAHPLSVFPEEAREALLADLNEQLEEPVPIDVDTRLDPFSREAYDFLEERYRRQGKDELFSAITDESHLRVKNYVIDVGQGVGVLHSEDDGSPKERLVGSWMHGMLQELDSRGRKNPQAFSYDGVLSQGNSVLTIVEDAAQHADLLQKLLNVPDEQSVKLDKGIGMDVDTQLLIISNPDLEAQLNQHADRNGTDPLKALKRRLDKHEFGYLTNLSLETELIRRELTSETDVWEAEAYDDLEAKIREPVTVRVKDAEGDLRDREFAPHAIEAAALYAVVTRLDEMDLPSGLDLVDKALIFDQGYLQEGDARLEKDEFDFDDEADDGEHGIPVTYTRDTLAELLQTSQDRHHPDLPVEDVIMPRDVLNALADGMADAPVFSAGERSEFENRVVPVKNHVFDRQEADVVEAIMHDKRVDEETVAEYVEHVYAWETDEPLQNERGERVEPDPLKMKVFEVEHLGRFTEEAYQGDLPRESVRKFRREKVITALNRYAWEQRDEDFAVEDVDLGAIPVVKAVLESHDWDDVRRTFEDFDPRQWDDPPSGTETETVKEETLEAMIDLFDYSRASAELTSRHVMGQVSYRWD from the coding sequence ATGACCGGAGAGGAGTACGTCAGGGCGGCCGACCGCGCGCTGGAGGAGACCTACGAGGAGCCGATGAGCCTCGCGGCGTACGTCGATCGGGTGTTCGAGAACCCGGGGCTCGCCTCCCACGCCGCGAAGTACCTGCTCGAGGCGATCGAGGCGGCCGGAACGCGGACGGTGGTCGAGGAGGGCGAGGAGAAACAGCGCTACCGCTTCTTCGACGACCCGGGAAACGGCGGCGAACACGCCATCCTCGGGAACACCGAAGTGCTCAACGACTTCGTCGACGACCTGCGGTCGATCGCCGCGGGCCGTGGCAAGGCCGAAAAGATCATCTGGTTCGAGGGACCGACGGCGACGGGGAAATCCGAGCTCAAGCGGTGTCTGGTCAACGGCCTCCGTGAGTACTCGAAGACGCCCGAGGGACGGCGCTACACGGTCGAGTGGAACGTCGCGACGACGGAGGCCGACGCCCGCGGACTGAGTTACGGTGGTGACCCCACGGCAGTGGACGACGAAAACTGGTACCAGAGTCCCGTCCAGGCGCACCCGCTGTCGGTGTTCCCCGAGGAGGCCCGCGAGGCGTTGCTCGCGGACCTGAACGAGCAACTCGAGGAGCCCGTCCCGATCGACGTCGACACCCGCCTCGACCCGTTCTCGCGGGAGGCGTACGACTTCCTCGAGGAACGCTACCGCCGGCAGGGCAAAGACGAGCTGTTCTCGGCGATCACCGACGAGAGCCACCTGCGGGTGAAAAACTACGTCATCGACGTCGGACAGGGCGTCGGCGTCCTTCACTCCGAGGACGACGGCTCGCCGAAAGAACGGCTCGTGGGCTCGTGGATGCACGGCATGCTCCAGGAACTCGATTCGCGCGGGCGGAAGAACCCCCAGGCATTTTCCTACGACGGCGTGCTCTCCCAGGGCAACAGCGTCCTGACGATCGTCGAGGACGCCGCCCAGCACGCCGACTTGCTCCAGAAGCTGCTGAACGTCCCCGACGAGCAGTCGGTCAAACTCGACAAGGGGATCGGGATGGACGTCGACACCCAGCTGCTGATCATCTCGAACCCCGACCTCGAGGCCCAGCTCAACCAGCACGCCGACCGCAACGGGACCGACCCGCTGAAGGCGCTGAAACGCCGGCTCGACAAACACGAGTTCGGCTACCTCACCAACCTGAGTCTCGAAACCGAACTCATCCGTCGCGAGCTCACCAGCGAAACCGACGTCTGGGAGGCCGAGGCGTACGACGACCTCGAGGCGAAGATTCGCGAGCCGGTGACGGTGAGGGTCAAAGACGCCGAGGGCGACCTCAGAGACCGGGAGTTCGCCCCGCACGCGATCGAGGCAGCGGCGCTGTACGCCGTCGTCACGCGCCTGGACGAGATGGACCTGCCCTCGGGGCTCGATCTCGTCGATAAGGCGCTGATCTTCGACCAGGGCTACCTCCAGGAGGGCGACGCCAGACTCGAGAAAGACGAGTTCGACTTCGACGACGAGGCGGACGACGGCGAACACGGGATCCCGGTGACGTACACGCGGGATACGCTGGCAGAGCTTCTCCAGACGAGCCAGGACCGCCACCACCCCGATCTTCCCGTCGAGGACGTGATCATGCCCCGCGACGTCCTGAACGCGCTGGCCGACGGAATGGCCGACGCGCCGGTTTTCTCGGCCGGCGAACGCTCGGAGTTCGAGAACCGCGTGGTGCCGGTCAAAAACCACGTCTTCGACCGCCAGGAGGCGGACGTCGTCGAAGCGATCATGCACGACAAACGCGTCGACGAGGAGACCGTTGCGGAGTACGTCGAGCACGTCTACGCCTGGGAGACCGACGAACCGTTGCAGAACGAACGCGGCGAGCGCGTCGAACCCGATCCGCTGAAGATGAAGGTGTTCGAGGTCGAGCACCTCGGGCGCTTTACCGAGGAGGCCTACCAGGGCGACCTTCCCCGCGAGAGCGTCCGAAAATTCCGCCGCGAGAAGGTCATCACGGCGCTGAACCGCTACGCGTGGGAACAGCGCGACGAGGACTTCGCGGTCGAGGACGTCGACCTCGGCGCGATTCCGGTCGTCAAGGCCGTCCTCGAAAGTCACGACTGGGACGACGTGCGCCGGACCTTCGAGGACTTCGACCCGCGGCAGTGGGACGATCCGCCGAGCGGGACGGAGACGGAAACCGTCAAAGAAGAGACGCTAGAGGCGATGATCGATCTGTTCGACTACTCGAGAGCGTCGGCGGAACTGACCAGCAGACACGTCATGGGCCAGGTGAGCTACCGATGGGACTGA
- a CDS encoding DUF5820 family protein, with translation MTAFADLPESWVVWSDEDDGRSVLVYRPDVFDAEEFPPACLPTLYLTQGRRSRRPKTNPNDRIGDRDWYVTLYLEPDVSLDETHRFSSRDAALECVVELARSFDDGEIDYRELYQVPRDRYFARLDELTGRD, from the coding sequence ATGACGGCGTTCGCCGACCTTCCGGAGAGCTGGGTCGTCTGGAGCGACGAGGACGACGGCCGAAGCGTGCTCGTCTACCGACCGGACGTCTTCGACGCTGAGGAGTTCCCGCCCGCCTGTCTGCCGACGCTCTATCTCACCCAGGGCAGACGGTCGCGCCGACCGAAGACGAACCCCAACGACCGCATCGGCGACCGCGACTGGTACGTCACCCTCTACCTCGAGCCCGACGTCTCCCTCGACGAAACCCACCGGTTCTCGAGCCGCGACGCGGCCCTCGAGTGTGTCGTCGAACTCGCACGGTCGTTCGACGACGGTGAGATCGATTACCGCGAGCTGTACCAGGTTCCACGTGATCGATACTTCGCCCGTCTCGACGAACTCACGGGCCGCGACTGA
- a CDS encoding winged helix-turn-helix transcriptional regulator produces MASEPPQTDTQDVDACPVIESIELIGSQWRLAVLHELLEGEQRFNELKRSTGANARTLSRVLDDLGERGFVDRRIEEDAPIATYYSLTEKGESLEPVFDEIACWASSWLGEDGGEKRDTA; encoded by the coding sequence ATGGCATCGGAACCACCGCAGACCGACACACAGGACGTCGACGCCTGCCCCGTCATCGAATCGATCGAGCTGATCGGTTCGCAGTGGCGACTCGCCGTCCTCCACGAACTGCTCGAGGGCGAACAGCGGTTCAACGAACTCAAGCGCTCGACCGGGGCGAACGCGCGGACGCTCTCGCGGGTGCTCGACGACCTCGGCGAACGGGGGTTCGTCGACCGGCGCATCGAGGAAGACGCGCCCATCGCGACCTACTACAGCCTCACCGAGAAGGGTGAGTCACTCGAGCCCGTCTTCGACGAGATCGCCTGCTGGGCGAGCAGCTGGCTCGGCGAGGACGGAGGCGAGAAGCGAGACACGGCCTGA
- a CDS encoding VOC family protein — MTDTPPTTGLHHVTNICTDMERTKAFYEDVLGFHTVKLTENYDDPGTLHYYFSSTPEGEPGTTVTYFEYPDSRGQPGPGASHHFAMGVEDRETLLEWREHLLDHGVRVSPVRDRTYFESIYFSDPDGLVFELATMGPGFTVDEEVPGSEHVDPRGADQ, encoded by the coding sequence ATGACAGACACCCCACCGACGACCGGCTTGCACCACGTGACGAACATCTGCACCGACATGGAGCGGACGAAGGCGTTCTACGAGGACGTGCTCGGCTTTCACACCGTGAAGCTGACCGAGAACTACGACGATCCCGGCACACTCCACTACTACTTCTCGTCCACGCCCGAGGGCGAGCCCGGCACGACGGTCACTTACTTCGAGTACCCCGACAGCCGTGGCCAGCCCGGGCCGGGGGCGAGCCACCACTTTGCGATGGGTGTCGAAGACAGGGAGACACTCCTCGAGTGGCGCGAGCACCTGCTCGACCACGGCGTGCGCGTCTCGCCGGTCCGCGACCGGACGTACTTCGAGAGCATCTACTTCTCCGATCCCGACGGACTGGTGTTCGAACTGGCGACGATGGGCCCGGGGTTCACGGTCGACGAGGAGGTGCCCGGGAGCGAGCACGTCGATCCGCGAGGGGCCGACCAGTGA
- a CDS encoding UPF0179 family protein: MSTVTLIGTRLANPDTEFVYRGEADACAGCPYRSQCLNLTPGTRYRVTDVRENAQTLECALHADGVRAVEVEPATVTANVPSKGAFAGSKAGLQGPCPYVDCPSHELCEPDGVSFDEEYRIAEIHGDPPHDVCHLDRSLQQVDLDLDG; encoded by the coding sequence ATGTCCACCGTCACCCTCATCGGAACCCGCCTGGCCAATCCCGACACCGAGTTCGTCTACCGCGGCGAGGCCGACGCCTGCGCCGGCTGCCCCTATCGGAGCCAGTGTCTCAATCTCACGCCCGGAACCCGCTACCGGGTCACCGACGTCCGGGAGAACGCCCAGACGCTCGAGTGCGCGCTCCACGCCGACGGCGTCCGCGCGGTCGAAGTCGAGCCCGCGACCGTGACCGCGAACGTCCCCTCGAAGGGGGCGTTCGCCGGGAGCAAAGCCGGCCTTCAGGGCCCCTGTCCGTACGTCGACTGTCCCAGCCACGAACTCTGCGAACCCGACGGCGTCTCCTTCGACGAGGAGTACCGCATCGCCGAGATCCACGGGGACCCACCCCACGACGTCTGCCACCTCGACCGCTCGCTCCAGCAGGTCGACCTCGACCTCGACGGCTGA